The window atagatatcctgggtcctgggattgaatcccttatgcctatgtctctacctctctctgtgtgtctctcatgaataaaattaaattaaattagggcagccctggtggctcagcagtttagcgccacctgcagcccagggtgtgatcctggagaccctggatggagtcccacgtcaggctctctgcgtggagcctgcttctccctctgcctgtgtctctgcctctctctctctctgtgtgtgtctctatgaataaataaataaaatcttaaaaaaaaaattaaattaaattaaattaaaaaaataagggcacttgatataatgagtactgggtgttatatgcaactgatgaatcactaaattctgcctctgaaactaatgataaaaAGTACTTTtgctgcatcaaaataaaaagcttttgcacaggaaaggaaactatcaacaaaacaaaaaaagaacctactgaatgggacaatacatttgcaaatgatatatccaataaggagcagtatccaaaatttataaagaacttacacaactcaacataaaaaacaaacgaacaaataatacaataaaaaatgggcagaagacctgaatggACACTTTCCTAAAGAAGACATAAgatgagagacacatgagaatatgttcatcatcagggaagcagaaatcaaagccacaatgaaatatcatcttacatcagttagaatggctaaactcaaaatgacaagaaataacaagtgttggtgaggatgtggagaaaaaggaactttcaCACACTGTAgcaatgtaaattggtacagtcactgtggaaaactctatcaaggttcctcaaaaaatgaaaaatagaaatactatatgattcaataattccaccaCTGAACATTTACccgaagaaaatgaaaacactaattggaaaagataCAAACACCCTAAGTTTATCACAGCACTATTATAATAGCCAGGACATGGAAGCAaactaaatgttcatcaatagatgaatgaataaggaaaatgtggtatatctatatagatacacacacacacacacacacacacagttgaatattacacagccatcaaaaaaggatgagattgtaccatttgagacaacatgaatggacctagagtaTTATATAAAGCTAAATAAGGTAGACTGAAGAAGATAAACACCacatgattccactcataagtggaatgtaaaaagaaaaaaaaactcaaatgagtaaacaaacaaaaagcagaatcagacctataaataaaagaacaaactgatattTACCAGGGAAGACTTGGGTGGAGGGAgtgcaaaatgggtgaaggggagtgggagatacaggcttccagttatagaatgaataagtcatgggaataaaggcacagcataaggaatatagtcaatgatattgtaataatgaTGTAGCAGGACAGATGGTAGGTTTGCTGgtgatgagcatagcataatgtataaacttctcaaatcactacgttgtacacctgaaactaatgtaacattgtgtgtcaactatactcaaatttaaaaaggcaaaaaaaaaaaaaatcttaagcactTTCGCAATTAAATTTGCTTGGATTTTTCCAATTTGTGTTCATAAGTCATGTCTGTCTTACAGTTTCTTATTCTGTTCATCTTTTTAAGGGGTTAATATCAAGGTCATCTTAGCTTTATAAAAGGAAGTGGGCAgctttccatctttttcattACTTCCAAAACAGTGCACAGTGCATGTATCATGCCAATTATCTTCTCATTGAAAGTATGAGACTACTAGTAGCGCCATTTGGCAATGAGGATTTTTGGGGATGTAATTCTTTGATaacattttccaatttctttcatgGTTAGTGATATATTCaggttttaagatttttcagGATGTGTATGTTTCCAGAAAGGACTGCTTCATAGAAATGTTtgaatttatattcataaaaCGGTTTTCATTATTATCTTCCATTTTACACAGTGTTATGTTCTTATTTTCATTAGCagttttcattacattttaatcttttctttgtttctctgagaTCTTTCAGAGGCTTCTCTATCttactgttttaaataaaaattgtaaaattaaaattgtttaaattctaTTGCTAATTAACCTAACATAATAATGatctatttaatattaaatatagcaAGAGCTGTATTTCTAAATATGGAGCATATATGCTATTCTACACTATCCTCATAAATTTATAAAGTATTGTCCATTCAATAAAACAGTCCACTTGCAGTTCTAGTCCTTTTAATGTAAAGTCAAAACTGCATACGTTCATGTAGATTTTCTTGTAGATATTGTGTTAATCCACttatcatttttagttttttttttcatctgggtTTCTGGCTTTGAGATTACATTGGAGtttagttttcttcctttgcAGATTTCCTCAGCAAATTTTTTGTAAGTCTTtattccctgcttccctctctgttcccAATTCCCCTTTCCATGACTTTTGTTCAGTCCcatctatttcttctccttttcctctgggACATCtaatattatatgaaaaatagaaatactgtatgattcaataattccaccactgggcatttacccaaagaaaatgaaaacactaattggaaaagatataaACACCCTATGTTTATCACAGCACTATTATAATAGCCaggacatggaagcaacctaaatgttcatcaatagatgaaatatttatttatttatttatttatttatttatttattatttgagagagaaaaagaatggaaggaggggtggagggagagaatctccagagGACTCCACACTGGATGCcaagcccaacttggggctcagtctcacaaccctgagatcatgacttgagccgaaatcaagagttggatacttaactgactgagccactcagatgcccctagtattacatacatatattttttaagattttatttatttattcatgagagacacacagagagagagagagaggcagagacacaggcagagggagaagcaggctccatgcagggagcctgacgtgggactcgatcccaggactccgggatcacgccctgggctgaaggcagacgctgaaccgctgagccacccaggggtcccctagtATTATATTTTAACAGCTGTGATTCCAGGTATCAATATCTTGACTAGCAGGGTTTACCTTTTTTGGAAGCTGGTTTTGAAACCTGGGCTTCTGTGAAAGCATCATAGTGTTTTTGAAACTGTTGCCACCTTGAGTACCTACTTAGTTCAAAGCAGGTCCAAAAGACTGAGTGAAGAGaccatgcagggcacctgggtgactcagtggttaagcctctacctttggctcaggtcgtgatcctgcatccggcttcccacagggagcctgcttctccctctgctatatctctgcttttctctgtgtctttcatgaataaaataaaatcttaaaataaaagagagacaaTATAATGTGTCTTCTAGACTACAGCAATAGTTCTTGGATCCTCTTACAGCTGGTCTCCTGCCTTGGAATCCCGCCCCACTCCCACCGCTGCTGCCAGGCCTCTCACTCACCACCACTTCCCCATCCTGTGGAGTGATCTTtctcaaattctaaaatatgtatagCATCATTTAAGGTTACTGACTCTCAGGCCCTCCTTTACCTGTTGGAACTTCTGCAGCCCCTCTGAATTCATAATACCTTAAGGAAAATGGATTTTACTCTATGTTTGCTCTTACCTTCAGCTAGAGTTCATCTCTTTCCTCAGAACTCCTATAATCTCTTTACTTAGATTTTTGCCATTGAATTTACCACAGTCGCCTTGTGTCTTTTGAACGCCTTTCTCCTTGACTGAATCATCGTCTCAACAAGGGCTGGGAgcatctcttctctccttttgatCCCCATGGAACTTTGTAAAACGTAGTCAAATGTTTTTCAACGGAGCTGAATGTCAAGTCAAACAGAATCAGATATACTGTCCCAACTCGCTGGATTTTTAACAGCAGGTCGACTCTAGCTGCAAATCAAGGTAGGTACTTGGAGGCAGGGAAGTCTAGGAGGGTGAGGTTGGAGGAAGAAGCTAGCGTGGAAATGAACGACGGGGCCCCGAGCAATCTTTTCTTTTTGGGCACAAGGTGGCGGAATTATCCCGTTTCAGTCACCGTATAGAAGGCAGCTCCGTGGAGCTGAAACGTTCGTGGAGCAACCTAAATGTTTTGGGGATCTATGCTTATCCCCCctacacccccccaaaaaagtgaaaCCTGAGTTTGGATACCCGCGGCCTGGCTGCAGGCTACGCTCCGGGTCCCTGCCCTTCAGTCTAGGGCTCGGCCTCCTATGTCCGGGTCCCTCCGCAAAGCGACCCAGATGCTGAAGCTTTTCAAGTTTCCCTTCACTGGGGGCGACTCTGGACACTGTCCGGGTTCTAAGGGACCGTGCATGAACGCTCAGACTCggtgagagaaaacaaaagatggTCAGAGAACAGAAATGTGCAGTGTGCCCGCTAGAGAGCAGACTAAGACTGGTGCCCTTTGGAAGCTCCGGCCTGTAATTACCCAAAGAAAACCTTCGTTTTCTCCATCAGTTCATTCTCTCCCTTTACGACACCAAGTGTTTTTCATGTGATCAGACCATTTACACGCGAAAGTCTGACATAATCTGGGAGATAAATAGCGGGTTgatttcaattcatttttctgcaattgaaattttttttttttttaagattttatttatttattcatgatagacataaagagagagagagagaggcagagacacaggcagagggagaagcaggctccatgcagggagcccggcgtgggactcgaccccaggtctttaggatcacgccctgggccaaaggcaggcgctaaactgctgagccacccgggctgccctgcaatgTAAATTATGATacagttttcttcatttcattgattGTGTCAAGTTGCATGTGTACGTGTGCACCAAAGTTgtctttcatctttaaaaaagcaaagtactGGAAATAGTTTATTCTGGAACTCTGATGCTAATTTATTAGGTGATATGTTAATTCTTTTCATTGGCACTTATTACTATTATACCTAGAAGATGGAggataaatcagagaaagatgataTTCCTTGATTTTAGGTTCTACCTTCaggttctctttttcttgctctatgtgtgtgtgtgtgtgtgtgtgtgtgtgtgtgtacggaTATATAGGTACATTTTCCATGTATAGGTGTCTATATGTACACCCATCCACGTATGTAATGCATGTTATGCATTATGTATATCTACTTGTGTGATGTGTGGTAGTACAGTGAATATTTAAGAGCAAAGAGCCTGGCTGCTTGGATACAAATCCCAGCTTACTAGTTGGGACACTTACTAACAGTTCTGTGGcccagtttcctcagctgtaaaatgggaatagtaaagGTACTCATATAAAGGATGATGTGTGGATTAAAGGATGTAACAGAGCATGgcatttttagccattattatttGGGTGTATGTGTCAAATCTGATTTATTCCATAGCTCATATTACAACTtctgctttgttaaaaaaaaaaaaaggtaccttcTATCAACCTAATTACAGTTTAGATTTTTTGAAGGCATCATGATATTGTATTGACATAGgtgtttttcatttgtgttatCCAAATTATTCAACTCAATAATCTAGGTgcgggtcgcctgggtggctcagtggttgagcgtctgccttcagctcagggtgtgatccttagatcagggattgagtcccgcattgggctccccgtgaggagcttgcttctccctctgcctatatcgctgcctctctctgtgtgtctcttataaataaataaataaataaatcttaaaaaaataacctaggTGCTGTACAGAAGTACCAGTCATGATTTCTGCTGTTTGGGAACTTACATCTTAGACAAGAATAGACACCTTTCTCTACCTtctatctctttcttcttctcttaacCCTTCTCAACTTAGAAATATGTCAGAAATGGAGAGGTATATCAAATAGTATTTCAAATCAACTATCAAAAAAAGAATAGTTGCTTAACACATGGAGAATTGTTTTATTCATAGAACGATTCTGGGGGCAGGAGGCTGATGGAGCTCCATTAGTGGTatctctgtgtttgtgtttttgtgttaGAAAACCTACACTTTTGTGACACCAGCTGTCATACAGTTTATTTCAATTTTGACACTGTCTGCCCAGAGATACcatcagatcccacaggctaAGTCCTCAGTGCGATAAGACTGTCCCCCTCCCCAGTTCAGATGCCAATTGCAAGTCTAGGTTGTCACCTATGCTTCTGACCTATTGACTATAAGTCAAGAGCTTCCCACAAACCCCTCCTCGGGTtcagttaatttgctagagtaGCTCACAGCATTCAAGAAAACACTTTACTTTCTGTTTATCAGTTTATTGTAAAAGGATATGATAAAAGATACCAATGAACATCCAGGTGGAGGAGATGTGAAGGATAAGGTATGTGGGaagcacagagcttccatgccctctccaggtAGGCTGtctcctgtcacctccacatgttTGCCAACCTGAGACCTCTCTGAACACCATACTTCTGAGGTGTTTGTGGAGGCTTCATCACATGTGTGTAATTAACTACTAACTCCGTTTCtagcccctcttccctctctgaaGAATGGAGGGGATAGGATTGAAaatttcatgcttttattttatttatttcttttttaagattttatttatttgagagagagagagagagaggaagtgggagagagagagagagagagagagagagcatgagcagggtgaggaacagagggaggagcaagctctgtgctgagcaggaagtctgacatggggctccatcccaggaccccaggatcatgacttgagcagaaggcagatgtttagctgactgagccacccagttgccccaaatTTCAAGCTTTTGATCTAGTCTCTCTAGTGACCAGCCCCCATCTAGGAGCCTACCAAGAGTCacttcattagaacaaaagacctAGGATATTTCAAGGGATTTAGGAATTCTCTGTCAGGAACctgggtcaaagaccaaatactAGAATTAAAGATGCTCCAATTGcccttatcacttaggaaattacaaggatTTTCAGAGTTCTATGCCAGGAACTGGggggcagagaccaatatattttctgttatctCACCCCTTTTCTTCATGGTCACAGAATGGCTGCTGCACCTCTAAGCATTGTGTTATGTCAAACAAAGAAGATTAGGGAAAGAAGTGAGGAATCATGGTTCTAGTCGTAAAAGTTTTTCTTatcaggaagagcaaaaaagCCTTCCAGAATTTCATTCCCCTCCCTTACCGGGCAGCTTGGGTCCAATTTCCACAACAGTGTCATAAGTCCAATAGGTGGAAAAACATCTATATGAAAAATTTGGGAAAAGAAATTAACTGGAAGTAATTTAGGACAAGTCAATGAATAATATTTGCCAAAGTAAATTTTTCTCTTGGCCTTGTActtgtgcttctccttctcaaTGTATCCCTGTTCCTCCTCCCTTCACCCCATTCCCTTCTTTGTCTGGAAGGAGGCAGAACTAATGAAAGTAGTGATAATGTGGTAAGTTGTTTCGGgaaataaaatttgtctttttaaaaaagattttatttatttgggtgagagagacagacagtgagagagagagcacgagtgggggaggagagggggaggcaggctccccgttgagatggggggggatcccaggaccctgggatcatgacctgagtcaaaggcagatttttaactgactgaaccacctaggtgatCTTGTAAGAAGTTATAAATGTGCAATACAAGAAGGGAACATAGAAAGCTATGAAGCAGGACATCTTCATTAGAGCACAGGGAGGtcagaagaagaaggaaatgctgcTTTAAGTACAGTGGGATGAGAGAACGTGGCTAAGCTTTATTCAGCAGATTAACTTCATAACACTGCCTTTGCCAGCAGCAGAACTAATCTTGTTGTCTCTGAAATGAAGCACCACAGACAGCAGATTTTCTTAGAGTTTATTTAATTACAGATTACCATATGAGAGATATTGTTGTTCTTCATATCTATAAAGCAAACAGCATAGGAAGGCTTTTGTGACACTCACAAACTAGTTTTAAATGACATCTATTCAAATGTGAACTATTCCACAAATCCttaattaatttttctcctttaaaacaaACGTCATAACTTTGAATAGAATTTCAGACTGTGACCATTACGATAGCAACAAATCTCCCCCAGGGGCTGGTTTTCTTGGCTTACTCAATCTCCGCTCTGCTCTTTCTCATCTGGTCTGCCCTCAGATGGCTCCCCTTTTCTGTCAGGTTACAGATGATGAGGTATTTGGACCTCTATCCTGCTGGTAATTTCTCGTGGGCTAGTCACCATCACTCTCACTGGAACTGTCACTGTCAGATGATTCACTACTATCATGCCTTCTAGGGGGCTGGCTCACTCTTCTCCTGGAATGGGGTTTTCTGTAACCCCAGGAGCCTTTCCTCTTTGGCACACCCTTATTCCATGTAGAGTTTTGTCTGTGGGGTACATAATGATTTTTTCTGCTCTGTGTTATTATAGTGTCCTCATTATTGAGGCCATTATGGGaacctatttcatttttaatttcgtTATCAAGATCATGAGAAGGAACAAGCTGGCTCTGACTTTTGCCCTTAGTGGgaaatctttgtttttcagttgagATGACTTTATTCCTATTAGAATGCTCTGTATCTTTTCTACTACTACCTTTGCCATTTTTTGGAATTTCATTATAATTAGTACTTTCAGCTACATCACTACTGCCTtcagcttttttctcttttgagggTGGAAAAGGGTAATGAAAGTCTACTTTCCCTTGGTGAGCATTTTGGCTGTTGGCACCtactctgtttccttcttttccaggGAGTTCCTTAAAGTTGGTGCTACCTATGATATCGTTGCTGCCCTCTACTAGGCTTACATCAGTGCTTGCCTCTTTTCTTGTTTCATCCCTGGTTCCAGTGGTACTTCCaccactttcttctctttctgggatctCATTATAACCTGGCCTTCTTGCATCAGGACTGATAGTATCAGCTTCACGTGGGCCAGAAGACTCTGTTTGTATATCTGCACCTTTTAGGTCAGGACCAATAGGTTCTCCCTTACCAGAAATGTCCTTAAAAGGTTGACCATCTCCGCTGAAAGGAGAGATATCATTGTCCCCCCTCTCTTGAAGATCTGGGTAACCACTGCCTTCAAAATCACTGGggatttttttgactttttggaGCTGTTTTGGATAGTCAATGTTGTGTTGGGTATGATGGGTGCTTTTGCTTTTAACTGGAATATTCTGGGCTTGAGGATCTCTTTGAtaattcttcctattttttgAGGGGACTTTAACATAGTTCACACTTGCTGGAATTTTGCTTAGAATATTTCTGGGtttgttctctttgttttcttctgccaAGAGTTCAGTCACAGTCCCTGGCTCCATTATATGTTGCATATTATTTCTGATGAGAGCTGTACCATATTCTTCTTGGTCATGTGATTTGTTGATAGCATTGTCTTTATCCTCGGCCCCATTATTCCCAGGGGATTCAAGGTAAACGGACATCTTTAGGTCACTGTGGgcattttctttgttattaatgCTATCAACTTCATTTGTGGTCTGTATGTTTTCAAAAAGAGTTTGGGTTTTGCTACTTTCTTTATTTTCACTGGCTCCAAGAATGGAcaagtttttctctctttcctgggcAATGTTTTCTTTAGgtgctggctcttgatttcttctcttaccAGAATTTTGAAGAGcagtattttctttgtttttttcttcctgctaaAGTGTAATTTTCAACATAaagtattattatatattaaattttaaaaatttaataattcctaggcaatttaaaaagaattacccACCAGATATTTAAGAGAAAGACTATTAATTCAATAGAAGTTTGTTGGCAGAGATAATTTTGGAATGATCCAAGCAAGTTTCATGGATAAAGAATGAATTGGTAAAGAATGGCTCTCCTTTAGCCTGTGGGGTCCCACGGGGCCCCACACTCTGATGTGGCCTGAGCAGCCCTGAGCACAAAGCATCTAGTAGCTTCCTTGCCCTGGCCACAGCCCTGTTTTGACTAATACAGCTTAATTTCATCCTGTCTTTTTTGGCCACCACTTCAGTCTGTTGGCTCTTATTGAGCATGTGGACGTATTAATTAAGTGTGTGCAAATACATGAGCGCTCCCAGATGAAGGAAAAAAGTGTAATCAGTTAGAAGCTTGCACTCACAGGGCAAGTGTGTAGGGAAGACAAAGGAGATGGAAAACCCACATTCAGGGAAGCCAGGGTATTGGGGAATTACATTTAGTGGAACAGCAGGCAGCTTGATCCCAATCAAGTGCTTGTTGAAAGTACGTGTACTTTCGAAAGAGCACAGGTATTAGAATGAGTTGTCCAACTCTACCGTTTATGAGCTATGTGATCTtagaaaccttattttttttttttacttctctgaggctcagctttcttaattgtaaaataagaaaaatgacacCTACCTTTTAGGATTGTTGGGAGAATtaatggtttgtttgtttgtttttaagattttatttatttatttattcacaagagacacacagagagagagagaggcagagacataggcagagggagaagcaggctccctgcaggagatgtgggactctatcccgggactccaggatcacaccctgagccgaaggcagacctttaaccgctgagccactcaggcatcccaattaaTGGTTTTATTAAATGTTATAATGTGTGTAAAGTATCTAGAACAATGTCAATGTGTAAGACAAATGATGGTAACTATCATTTCATACATAACCACATATAGCCCTTTATCAAATGGCTGCTTGCTTTTTTCTATATTGTGAGTAATAGTCACTTGATTATTGGATGCTATTTCCCAGTACCTGTTCCTCCCTAACTGTGGTAGTGACAGATGGAGACAGACTAACTCTGGACCCTTCTCTCCATGTACCAACTGAATGTCACCCTCTGGGAGGGTTATGTGAGCTTCTGGCCCCTCATACTATGCCctctgaaatttattttgcttggacttcctatttctctctttcttttatctgCAAATAAGAATATCATTTATTTGAAGGACTGCTTACTTTTCCACATGTATCTTACCATTGGAAACAGTGGGGAGATTGTTGAATCAGCTCATGCATGAATCTCAAGATTAAAAAGAGTTTATGGAAATGCCTTCTACTCTTAGGAAACTGGCTAATGCACAGCATACAAAAGATATAACTTGTAGTATCTTTAagatataatttgaaattattaatttgtttCAGTTATGATATTCACTGATCTTTTATATTGGCAAGGATATTCTGAAAATAGGCAATATTTTTCTGTGGGGGGAAGTGTGATCGAAACAAACTTTACAGtaaattatttctgaataaaaagtattttaaacatttggCTTATTTTAAGTCATTGAATCTTGGAAAGTTTTACGTGGACATTTATATCTTCCTTTGAAATCAAGTTCATTTGCTCATTGTGAATATGGCTTTTTGCGCTAAATAGTTGTGTTAATCAGTAAACTATGATAATcctttttaacttattttctctccctacTTTGCCAtgggaaattttgttttctttctggtgCTTCAACTGCCTTGAAAACAGTagcaaagggacacctgggtggctcagtggttgagcggctgcctttggctcagggcatcatcctggggccctgggatagaTGAaccttgcatcgggctccctgcatggagcctgcttctccctctgcctgtgtctctgcctctctctttgtgtctctcatgaataaataaataaaatactttttaaaactccaCAAAGCAGTAGCATGTATACTAATGAATTGTGTCCATTTCATTAAAGACTGAATAGAGTtcttttatagatgaaaacatGAAACAACTTTTAAACTGTGGAATGTAATAgtcatttttgtatttgttattttaaatgatttctggTTGCATCACTGCCTGCATGATGGTCCTTGTATCAGTTGGGTGGTCTGATTTCCTatgctctgcttttctctctcagtGCCCTAGTTCATATTATTCTTTTCATGGGGAATGGCCTCTCCCATCTGCTCATTTGCTCAAATTGTACTCATCTTCTAAAGCCCAGCTCAATTATTTCCATTATGTAGCTTTCCCTAAGTACCAGACTAGGAACTAATCTTTTTCTACCCTAAGCCCCTAAATTCATGGTTTTTTGGGTACTACTCCCACAGCATTTTGCACATTCTGAATCGACTTTATAATGACTTTcataagtgtctttttttttctaactcagctcctgaagagaaagaattaagttttcttaatcattttatcTCACATAGTATTTTgctcaacatatatttattacaacaaaaacattttaacttaGTATAACAAATTAGCTTAACAGGCAGTTAGTATTAGAGATGCCATCTAAAGAATAATGAGCAGAACAAAATAACATTCTGAAGAAAAGCTACTACTTTCATGGGAAATGAAGCCAGATTTGGAAAAAGTAAATAGTCCTTCTGCTGATGGCATTTTAAGCTGTTTCTAGCTCTTTGGCCAATGAATCTGCAAAAAAGAGACTGAATGAAAAGAATTATTGTCCTATTCCAGGGACAAGGcccttattctttctctttcaagcaTTCTCACCCAGATGGAGTCATCAGTGGAATGAATTTAAGGGGCACTAAAACATGTCCCTCTTAAGGGCAAAATGATTTCTCCTATTAGCTTTCTAAACCTCACCATTAGAATATATGCTAGAATATGTTCAGAAACCCTTCTTACAAAAGGCCAAATGTTactcagaagcaagaaaaatgcATGGGCATCGGGGGTCCACCAGTATCACATACCTGCTAGGGCAAATCCTGAAGCAGGGCAGGATTTGGATGAGGGCGTGGGGT is drawn from Vulpes vulpes isolate BD-2025 chromosome 4, VulVul3, whole genome shotgun sequence and contains these coding sequences:
- the MEPE gene encoding matrix extracellular phosphoglycoprotein isoform X2, whose product is MQTVCLGLLLFSVTWAAPTFQPPTGKTKDDCVEEQRQEEKNKENTALQNSGKRRNQEPAPKENIAQEREKNLSILGASENKESSKTQTLFENIQTTNEVDSINNKENAHSDLKMSVYLESPGNNGAEDKDNAINKSHDQEEYGTALIRNNMQHIMEPGTVTELLAEENKENKPRNILSKIPASVNYVKVPSKNRKNYQRDPQAQNIPVKSKSTHHTQHNIDYPKQLQKVKKIPSDFEGSGYPDLQERGDNDISPFSGDGQPFKDISGKGEPIGPDLKGADIQTESSGPREADTISPDARRPGYNEIPEREESGGSTTGTRDETRKEASTDVSLVEGSNDIIGSTNFKELPGKEGNRVGANSQNAHQGKVDFHYPFPPSKEKKAEGSSDVAESTNYNEIPKNGKGSSRKDTEHSNRNKVISTEKQRFPTKGKSQSQLVPSHDLDNEIKNEIGSHNGLNNEDTIITQSRKNHYVPHRQNSTWNKGVPKRKGSWGYRKPHSRRRVSQPPRRHDSSESSDSDSSSESDGD
- the MEPE gene encoding matrix extracellular phosphoglycoprotein isoform X1, with the translated sequence MQTVCLGLLLFSVTWAAPTFQPPTGKTKDDCVEEQRITYKGHHEKHGYYIFKYVYTSSGRKNQTDIKQEEKNKENTALQNSGKRRNQEPAPKENIAQEREKNLSILGASENKESSKTQTLFENIQTTNEVDSINNKENAHSDLKMSVYLESPGNNGAEDKDNAINKSHDQEEYGTALIRNNMQHIMEPGTVTELLAEENKENKPRNILSKIPASVNYVKVPSKNRKNYQRDPQAQNIPVKSKSTHHTQHNIDYPKQLQKVKKIPSDFEGSGYPDLQERGDNDISPFSGDGQPFKDISGKGEPIGPDLKGADIQTESSGPREADTISPDARRPGYNEIPEREESGGSTTGTRDETRKEASTDVSLVEGSNDIIGSTNFKELPGKEGNRVGANSQNAHQGKVDFHYPFPPSKEKKAEGSSDVAESTNYNEIPKNGKGSSRKDTEHSNRNKVISTEKQRFPTKGKSQSQLVPSHDLDNEIKNEIGSHNGLNNEDTIITQSRKNHYVPHRQNSTWNKGVPKRKGSWGYRKPHSRRRVSQPPRRHDSSESSDSDSSSESDGD